The Henckelia pumila isolate YLH828 chromosome 2, ASM3356847v2, whole genome shotgun sequence genome includes a window with the following:
- the LOC140883728 gene encoding loganic acid O-methyltransferase-like: MAEAAPMNGGKGKYSYANNSNIQREGFNSAKNLIKDVIIQNLDVKAIIISSISNTFTIADLGCSVGPNTFFSMQNIIESIEQKYGQTEGGLEFQVFFNDQVANDFNTLFASLPVDRRYYATGVPGSFHGRLFPASSICLAYSSSSIHWLSKVPRDLVDKNSPAWNKGKIHYTGAKDEVVGAYAAQFEEDMDMFLNARGEEILKGGMIVIIMPGVPDGIVEHDVGIAFSFLESILLDMVKEGLIEEDEVDSFNIPHVYPSIKQMSRIVEKNGRFNIVKTALRNARPDPKVPIDNEVAVMHLRALAEGTFANHFKSDTVVEVFTRAIQQKSKLGHLLDSSGIEVGAQLFAVLMRK; this comes from the exons ATGGCAGAAGCAGCTCCAATGAATGGCGGAAAAGGCAAATATAGTTATGCAAACAATTCCAATATTCAG AGAGAAGGCTTCAACTCAGCAAAGAACCTAATCAAAGATGTAATAATTCAAAACCTTGACGTGAAAGCAATTATTATATCATCAATATCAAACACATTCACCATCGCAGATTTGGGTTGTTCTGTTGGCCCAAACACTTTCTTTTCCATGCAAAACATAATCGAAAGCATCGAGCAAAAGTACGGCCAAACCGAGGGCGGCCTCGAGTTCCAAGTTTTCTTCAACGACCAAGTTGCTAATGACTTTAATACCCTCTTCGCGTCTCTTCCGGTGGATAGACGATATTATGCGACAGGGGTACCGGGGTCATTTCACGGCCGATTATTTCCTGCTTCGTCCATTTGCTTGGCATATTCCTCTTCTTCCATCCACTGGCTTTCAAAGGTGCCGAGAGATTTGGTGGATAAAAATTCTCCGGCATGGAATAAAGGTAAGATTCACTACACGGGCGCGAAAGATGAGGTTGTGGGAGCTTACGCAGCACAATTTGAGGAGGATATGGATATGTTTTTAAATGCAAGAGGGGAAGAGATTTTGAAAGGGGGAATGATTGTGATAATCATGCCTGGTGTGCCTGATGGAATTGTTGAACATGATGTTGGCATAGCCTTTAGCTTTCTTGAATCCATCCTCCTTGATATGGTGAAAGAg GGACTCATAGAAGAAGATGAAGTGGACTCATTCAACATCCCTCACGTATATCCTTCGATCAAACAAATGTCGAGAATCGTGGAGAAAAATGGGCGTTTTAACATCGTAAAAACGGCGCTAAGGAATGCTAGACCAGACCCTAAAGTACCTATAGACAATGAGGTTGCAGTAATGCACCTTAGAGCACTCGCAGAAGGAACTTTTGCGAATCACTTCAAAAGCGATACAGTCGTAGAAGTCTTTACAAGGGCTATTCAGCAAAAATCAAAGCTTGGTCACTTGTTGGATTCCTCAGGAATTGAGGTTGGTGCTCAATTATTTGCGGTTCTTATGCGAAAATGA
- the LOC140879228 gene encoding uncharacterized protein, with protein MEINNQIVHTGPILSFGPEDLKGVSSNHNDALEAINQMDLGQYKMEPFVTSLFGFTGHAIRPVGLVYLPLSLGKSNGRKTRIVSFIIVDAPSAYNAILGRPAKTTFMAVASALHQKMKFPVGNEVGEVQGDQVISRKCYVEEVRIEQKVTRTDSVDRPRLSGMEKVNLIEDTSVSAEEEIEEIMISPPSGMDLSKACTKDCYPLPRIDQLVDSTAGHVLLSFLDAYQGYHQIPLAKEDKDKVSFVTSTGTYCYVVMPFGLKNAGATYQRLMDKVFKQQIGKNIEVYVDDILVKTRTAGQFITDLTQTFQTLKYYQLKLNPNKCTFGVRAGNFWDTWLQEGKSKLIQKRFKPSSL; from the exons atggagATTAACAATCAGATTGTCCATACTGGCCCGATCCTTTCTTTTGGGCCGGAAGATTTGAAAGGGGTTTCTAGCAACCATAATGATGCACTG GAAGCAATAAATCAAATGGACTTGGGACAGTATAAGATGGAGCCCTTCGTAACATCACTCTTTGGTTTCACGGGTCATGCAATCCGACCTGTTGGGTTAGTGTATCTACCCCTATCTCTTGGAAAAAGCAACGGTCGCAAGACCAGGATTGTGAGTTTCATTATAGTAGATGCTCCATCTGCCTATAATGCCATACTAGGTAGACCTGCCAAAACCACTTTCATGGCAGTTGCATCAGCTCTGCATCAGAAAATGAAGTTTCCAGTTGGTAATGAGGTCGGTGAAGTACAAGGTGATCAAGTTATTTCTCGCAAGTGTTATGTGGAGGAGGTCAGAATAGAGCAAAAGGTGACCAGGACTGATAGTGTTGACAGACCTAGACTTTCTGGAATGGAAAAGGTCAACCTGATAGAGGACACATCTGTCAGTGCTGAAGAAGAAATTGAGGAAATCATGATCTCTCCTCCTTCTGGGATG GATCTGAGCAAGGCATGTACGAAGGACTGTTATCCTTTACCCAGAATTGATCAACTGGTCGATTCAACAGCGGGTCATGTGCTGCTCAGTTTTTTGGATGCTTATCAGGGATATCATCAGATCCCTCTAGCTAAAGAGGATAAGGACAAGGTGAGTTTTGTGACTTCTACAGGAACGTATTGTTACGTTGTCATGCCGTTTGGGCTCAAAAATGCCGGAGCTACATATCAAAGGTTAATGGACAAGGTATTCAAGCAGCAAATTGGAAAAAACATAGAGGTCTATGTGGATGATATCCTGGTCAAGACCCGCACTGCCGGCCAGTTCATTACCGACTTGACTCAaacttttcagactttgaaGTATTATCAGCTTAAGCTAAACCCTAACAAGTGCACTTTCGGAGTCCGGGCTGGAAATTTTTGGGATACATGGTTACAAGAAGGGAAATCAAAGCTAATCCAGAAAAGGTTCAAGCCATCATCTCTATGA